TCGTGCTCAACAGCCCCTCCAACCCGACGGGGAGCGTCTACCGCCGCGCGGAGCTCGAAATGATCGCGGAGGTGATTCTTCCCACGCAGGCGATCATCATCGCCGACGAAATTTACGGAAAACTTCTCTATGAGGGCGAGGCGCACGTCTCGATCGCCAGCCTCTCGCCCGAGGTGAAGGCGCGGACGCTGCTCCTCGACGGCTTTGCCAAGACCTATGCCATGACCGGCTGGCGCATGGGCTATGCCCTGGGGCCGCAGGAGATCATCAAGGCGATGAACAAGCTGCAGGGCCAGAGCACGAGCAACGCCACCACGTTCTGCCAGTACGGCGGGGTGGCGGCCCTGCGCGGGCCGCACGATTTCCTCGAGGGCTGGTGCGCCGAGTACGACCGGCGCCGCAAGACCTTTGTCGAGGGCCTCGGGCGCATCCCCGGCCTCTCCGTCTCCCGGCCGAAGGGCGCCTTTTATGTCTTTCCCCGTGTGAGCCGCCTCTTCGGGAAGAAGGGCCCGCAGGGAGAGCTGAAAAACTCGGTGGATGTCGGCCTCTACTTTCTCGAGAACGCGCGGTGCGCGGGCGTTCCCGGCGAGGGGTTCAAGGACGACGATTTTATCCGGTTCTCCTACGCCACCTCGATTGAGAATGTGAAGGAGGGCATCGAGCGCCTCCGCGCCGCGGTGGAGCAGCTCGGCTGATGCTTCTCTACCGTTTTGGCCGCTTCTTCCAGGTGCTTGCCATAATCGACTGTGCGCTGGCGCTGTACATGGGCCTCTACCTTCCCGAAAAGGGTTTCGAGACGCAGATTTACGTCCTGATTTTCGCGGTGGTTCTTTTCGGCGCCGGACGGCTGCTGCAGAAGTGGGGAATGGCCTCTCTCCCGAAGAAGGGCGCCGGCTCTCCCCGCGCGGCCGGCCCCGCCAGCTCGGCCCGGTAGTCCGCCTTGTCCTCGACCGATTACCGTCCCGCCCTGCTGGATTGGTGGGATCGCAGGTGCCGCGCCTACCTTCTGGAGAATTTCGGCGCGGTGGAGTCGGAAATCCGCGAACAGCTCTCCGCGCTTCTTTTTCCCCGGGCCGCCGAGCCCACCCTGCCCGAGCAGACGCTTCCCGTCGCGTTCCTCCACCTTCGTCTTCTTGCGGGCGAGGAGCTGGCCATCACCCTCAAGCGCCTCGAGGGGATGGCCGCCCTCTATGGCATGCGCGGCGCGAAACCCAAGGTGGGAACGATCTACATGTGCCTGACGGCCCTGACCTCAACGCCCGGCCGGCTCTCCTCGCTCGCCCGGGCGCAGACGGCTTTTTTCAGCCTCCTGCTCCGGCGCGTGGC
Above is a window of bacterium DNA encoding:
- a CDS encoding pyridoxal phosphate-dependent aminotransferase; translated protein: MRLASRMQNLSASPTLAMNARAAAMRAAGIDVISFAAGEPDFDTPGHIKEAAIQALRDGQTKYTDVRGILPLREAICDWVSEHKGLQYVPDDVIVTVGGKQAVFNAFYALLQEGDEIILPVPAWVSYAPIAVLAGATVVPVRTREENDFKMTREELEAAVSPRTRAIVLNSPSNPTGSVYRRAELEMIAEVILPTQAIIIADEIYGKLLYEGEAHVSIASLSPEVKARTLLLDGFAKTYAMTGWRMGYALGPQEIIKAMNKLQGQSTSNATTFCQYGGVAALRGPHDFLEGWCAEYDRRRKTFVEGLGRIPGLSVSRPKGAFYVFPRVSRLFGKKGPQGELKNSVDVGLYFLENARCAGVPGEGFKDDDFIRFSYATSIENVKEGIERLRAAVEQLG